One Kaistella polysaccharea DNA segment encodes these proteins:
- a CDS encoding SulP family inorganic anion transporter — translation MKIALNLFDFTQKVDYRTEILAGLTVAMTMIPESLSFAILAGFPPLVGLYAAFIAGLITAIFGGRPGMVSGGAGATVIVLIALMRSNGLEYVFAAVALAGVIQILIGVFKFSKFIRLVPQPVMYGFVNGLAVIIFMSQLDQFKVMANGTFSWLQGEALFVMIGLVALTVAIVILFPKITKKIPSSLVAIIVVFALVVIFGINTKTVQDIASIEGGFPPFHIPNIPFTWEAFQTILPYSLIFAAVGLTEGLLTLNLVDEMTGTRGNGNRECIAQGSSNIANGFFFGMGGCPMIAQTLVNLSAGSRARLSGIVAAITILLIILFGAPVIGRLPMAALVGVMIMVALGTFEWASFKILNKMPKHDIFVGILVAVITVMLHNLALAVLIGVIISALVFAWESAKRIRARTYIDENGAKHYDIYGPLFFGSVMTFSEKFKITEDPDQVIINFKDSRVADMSAIDALNNLTKKYSAAGKHVHLKNLSTDCIRLLNNAEAVIDVNIMKDPEYLVAVEK, via the coding sequence ATGAAAATAGCACTTAACCTTTTCGACTTCACCCAAAAAGTAGATTATAGAACTGAAATATTGGCAGGTCTAACGGTCGCGATGACGATGATTCCCGAATCCTTGTCCTTCGCAATTTTAGCCGGATTCCCTCCACTCGTCGGTCTTTACGCTGCATTTATTGCCGGATTAATTACTGCAATTTTCGGTGGAAGACCAGGAATGGTTTCCGGAGGTGCCGGTGCGACAGTAATTGTTCTAATCGCGCTGATGCGTTCCAACGGTCTGGAATATGTTTTTGCCGCAGTTGCGCTTGCAGGCGTTATCCAAATTTTAATTGGTGTCTTTAAATTCAGCAAGTTTATTCGCCTCGTTCCGCAACCTGTTATGTATGGGTTCGTCAACGGACTTGCGGTAATTATCTTTATGTCGCAGCTTGATCAATTTAAGGTAATGGCCAACGGAACATTTTCCTGGCTTCAGGGCGAGGCACTTTTTGTGATGATTGGTCTGGTCGCATTAACCGTGGCTATTGTCATTTTATTCCCAAAGATTACAAAAAAAATTCCTTCTTCACTCGTCGCAATTATCGTAGTGTTTGCGCTGGTGGTAATTTTTGGAATCAATACCAAAACTGTACAGGATATTGCTTCTATTGAAGGTGGTTTCCCGCCTTTTCATATTCCCAATATTCCATTTACCTGGGAAGCATTTCAGACAATACTTCCCTACTCTTTAATCTTTGCTGCAGTTGGTTTAACAGAAGGCCTGCTAACCTTAAATTTGGTTGATGAAATGACCGGAACAAGAGGCAATGGAAACCGCGAATGTATTGCACAAGGAAGTTCTAATATTGCCAATGGATTCTTTTTTGGAATGGGTGGTTGTCCTATGATTGCACAAACCCTTGTTAATTTATCCGCCGGTTCCAGAGCAAGACTTTCGGGAATTGTCGCGGCCATTACCATTTTACTCATTATTCTTTTTGGTGCACCTGTAATCGGTCGATTACCGATGGCCGCACTAGTTGGAGTGATGATTATGGTAGCCCTCGGAACGTTTGAATGGGCAAGTTTTAAAATACTGAATAAAATGCCGAAGCATGATATTTTCGTGGGAATTCTCGTTGCAGTAATTACGGTAATGCTTCATAATTTGGCGTTAGCGGTACTGATCGGCGTAATTATTTCGGCGTTGGTTTTTGCCTGGGAAAGTGCGAAAAGAATTCGGGCCCGAACTTACATTGATGAAAATGGTGCCAAACATTATGACATTTACGGACCGCTATTTTTCGGCTCGGTGATGACTTTTTCTGAAAAATTCAAAATTACAGAAGATCCTGATCAGGTCATTATTAATTTCAAGGATTCGCGTGTGGCAGATATGTCAGCGATCGACGCGCTCAACAACTTAACTAAAAAATACAGCGCAGCGGGAAAACATGTTCATCTTAAAAATTTAAGCACAGATTGTATTCGACTTCTTAATAATGCTGAAGCAGTAATTGATGTGAACATTATGAAAGACCCAGAATATTTGGTTGCAGTTGAAAAGTAA
- a CDS encoding substrate-binding domain-containing protein — protein MKKLLFALTLFLILPNLLHAQKDTLYVYGPGGPFAPIDECAQLFGEKNDIVVKVMAGPEDRWIEKAKQNADLIYGGAEYMLTAFSMKHKDFLDNTTRTELYKRGASILVRPGNPKQINSLRDLIKKDIAILDVNGAGQLGLWEDIAGKQDAIGGIQKNIKESFGNTALGIEAWKTDKSFDAWINYQSWHYRLKDITQVVILPAAINVYRGTPIALTAISKHKKMSEKFITFMKSKEGHDIFKKWGWE, from the coding sequence ATGAAAAAATTACTATTTGCGCTGACCCTATTTTTAATCTTGCCAAATCTGCTTCATGCGCAGAAGGACACACTATATGTTTACGGTCCCGGTGGGCCTTTCGCACCAATTGACGAATGCGCACAATTATTCGGAGAGAAAAATGACATCGTTGTTAAAGTTATGGCTGGTCCCGAAGACCGATGGATCGAAAAAGCGAAACAAAATGCAGATCTTATTTATGGTGGTGCCGAATATATGCTGACCGCTTTTTCCATGAAACACAAAGATTTCCTCGATAATACAACCCGAACTGAACTTTACAAAAGAGGCGCATCAATATTAGTAAGGCCTGGAAATCCGAAGCAAATCAATTCCTTGCGAGATCTTATTAAAAAAGATATTGCAATTTTAGATGTTAATGGCGCCGGTCAATTGGGATTATGGGAAGATATCGCCGGAAAACAGGATGCAATTGGCGGTATCCAGAAAAATATAAAAGAATCTTTTGGGAATACTGCGCTCGGAATAGAAGCCTGGAAAACAGACAAAAGTTTCGACGCCTGGATTAACTACCAGTCTTGGCATTACCGCCTAAAAGACATTACACAAGTTGTAATATTGCCCGCTGCTATAAATGTATATCGCGGAACTCCAATTGCGTTGACTGCGATATCTAAGCATAAAAAGATGTCTGAAAAGTTTATAACTTTTATGAAATCTAAAGAAGGACATGACATCTTTAAAAAATGGGGTTGGGAATGA
- a CDS encoding SDR family oxidoreductase, whose product MKNYALVTGSADRIGKAVALHLAEQGYSLLLHYNSSAEKAQKVKDEIDSLGNGVNAKLLQFNFLEENDFDEMFEDLKRENVTLDILVNCASDFVPSNFEMIGSKLLDKELDINFKNAYLLTKAFARVYGKGNIINFIDTKVTKNKTVHLDYILSKKLLQEFTKISAVELAPNFRVNGIAPGLILPPEGEDESYLLNLAQKIPLKTIGNLEEITKAVQYILDSHFFTGQTLFIDGGEHLV is encoded by the coding sequence ATGAAAAACTACGCATTAGTCACTGGCAGCGCCGACCGAATTGGCAAAGCCGTCGCCCTGCATCTTGCAGAACAAGGTTATAGTTTGCTTCTTCACTATAATTCTTCAGCGGAAAAAGCGCAGAAGGTTAAAGATGAAATTGACAGCCTGGGAAATGGAGTTAACGCAAAACTTCTTCAGTTTAATTTTCTGGAGGAAAATGATTTTGATGAAATGTTTGAAGACTTAAAACGGGAAAACGTTACGCTGGATATTTTAGTGAACTGCGCCTCAGATTTTGTTCCTTCAAATTTTGAGATGATAGGGAGTAAACTTTTAGATAAAGAGTTAGACATCAATTTCAAGAATGCATATTTACTGACAAAAGCTTTTGCAAGAGTGTATGGAAAAGGAAATATTATTAACTTTATTGACACGAAAGTCACGAAAAATAAAACCGTTCATCTTGATTATATTCTGAGTAAGAAGTTGCTACAAGAATTCACAAAAATCTCTGCCGTAGAATTAGCACCAAATTTTAGGGTAAATGGTATTGCGCCTGGACTCATTTTACCGCCAGAAGGTGAAGACGAAAGTTATTTATTGAATCTCGCACAAAAAATTCCATTAAAAACAATTGGTAATTTGGAAGAAATTACAAAAGCAGTTCAGTATATCTTAGATAGTCATTTTTTTACGGGACAAACCCTGTTTATCGATGGTGGGGAACATCTTGTTTAA
- a CDS encoding 4a-hydroxytetrahydrobiopterin dehydratase, which translates to MWKETDGKLQQTFKFKDFSEAFAFMTRVAFAAESQQHHPDWSNSYNKVTISLCTHDAGDKITEKDHKLAKAVDKIVS; encoded by the coding sequence ATGTGGAAAGAAACCGATGGAAAATTGCAACAGACTTTTAAGTTTAAAGATTTTTCCGAAGCATTTGCTTTTATGACCCGAGTGGCTTTTGCAGCTGAAAGTCAACAACATCATCCTGATTGGTCAAATTCTTACAATAAAGTAACCATCAGTTTGTGTACACACGATGCGGGTGATAAGATTACGGAAAAAGACCATAAACTCGCGAAAGCAGTTGATAAAATTGTTTCGTAA
- a CDS encoding phosphatidylglycerol lysyltransferase domain-containing protein, with product MDEKFNFLKKIFLKIKWQELLAVLILFLAFVFFRSEREEMSSIIPQIKLAKTFWIVAGLLLTIFYVFLQALMYVTSFRAVGVKIKITEALELFLKRNFLSVFLPAGGISSLAFTPRQLQRKNYIQKSIHKASAIYGFVGILTVFLVGIPVVAYAAFVNKNFGNSGIWLLGIGIFIGLVFWMVNSLRSKGMVYQLIEKKFPKQINSVDEFFGGEINKISFYETVLISVLIEFCGIFHLLIAMFAFGTPGSFSAAAIGYTISVLLMLVSPFLRGLGAVEFTLIYILANFGFSHSQGLGITLLYRVFEFWLPLLLGLLAFIWNGRKIIARILPALSIFILGLINIISVITPPLLNRLKIGKMYLSDEAMHFSKILTLIAGILLVVSAAYLLRGLKRGWYFALILAVISFFGNLFKALDYEEALFALLIISLLLISRKEYILKTNRKYLRVGFSWLIGLLLLIIIFNFLSFYFIDKRHFGMDFTWRESLFYTLHSFLLFQDSGLTPKTGFAKDFQFINYFIGIASWLLFIFSVFNVKRLVNAEETFNDFEEAKNLVELYGSSSLDFFKISAEKQFYFSEKTEGFISYSIANHFAFVLEDPVCDLNTKEQMITEFENFCKKNGLKSVYYRIDEQSLFLFKPFKKQKLFIGQEAILNIENFKLEGKARKSLRNGLSSLSKKGFSTEILYAPQNEEILSEIQCISEEWLMEFEKQEMVFSQGMFDRSEIKNQNLITVKNNEGKIEAFLNIIPDYAPGECTYDLIRKTVNAPNGSMDAMIVKLVEYAKLKNLNAINLGLTPLGGTKEPDNTAEDILKFVYNRVGSFKHYQTLREFKEKYADQWENKYLIYGSDFDLLQIPAALNKITKPT from the coding sequence ATGGATGAAAAGTTTAATTTTTTAAAAAAAATATTTCTAAAAATTAAATGGCAGGAACTTCTTGCGGTTTTAATTCTTTTTCTTGCTTTCGTTTTTTTCAGAAGCGAAAGAGAAGAAATGTCTTCTATTATTCCCCAGATCAAACTGGCTAAAACATTTTGGATTGTTGCTGGCCTTTTGCTCACTATCTTTTACGTTTTTTTACAAGCGCTTATGTACGTCACCAGTTTCCGGGCTGTAGGAGTGAAAATAAAAATTACGGAAGCCTTAGAATTATTTCTAAAAAGAAACTTTCTCAGTGTTTTTCTGCCGGCGGGTGGAATCAGTTCTTTGGCTTTTACGCCGCGACAATTACAGCGTAAAAATTACATCCAGAAAAGCATTCATAAAGCCAGTGCGATTTACGGCTTTGTTGGTATTCTTACTGTTTTCCTTGTCGGAATTCCAGTTGTTGCGTACGCAGCTTTTGTCAATAAAAATTTCGGGAACTCTGGAATATGGCTTCTGGGAATTGGTATTTTCATCGGTTTAGTTTTTTGGATGGTGAATTCCCTTCGAAGTAAAGGAATGGTTTATCAACTCATCGAAAAGAAATTTCCAAAACAAATAAACAGTGTTGATGAGTTTTTTGGCGGGGAAATAAACAAGATTTCATTTTACGAAACCGTATTAATTTCAGTTCTAATTGAATTTTGCGGTATTTTTCATTTGTTGATTGCGATGTTCGCTTTTGGAACGCCCGGATCTTTTTCCGCCGCTGCAATTGGATATACAATTTCTGTTTTGCTCATGTTGGTATCGCCTTTTTTACGGGGTTTAGGCGCCGTGGAATTTACTTTAATTTATATTTTAGCAAACTTTGGATTTTCTCACAGTCAGGGATTAGGAATTACGTTGCTTTACAGAGTTTTTGAATTTTGGCTTCCCCTTTTACTGGGACTTCTGGCTTTCATATGGAATGGGAGAAAAATTATTGCCCGAATTTTACCCGCACTTTCCATATTTATTTTAGGGTTAATTAATATTATTTCAGTTATAACGCCTCCGCTTTTAAACCGGTTAAAAATAGGTAAAATGTACCTTTCTGATGAAGCGATGCATTTCTCTAAAATCCTGACTTTAATTGCCGGAATTCTTTTAGTAGTGAGTGCTGCCTATCTTTTGCGAGGTTTAAAACGTGGGTGGTATTTTGCTTTAATTCTGGCGGTCATTTCTTTTTTTGGAAATCTTTTCAAAGCGCTTGACTACGAGGAAGCCCTTTTTGCCTTATTAATTATTTCCCTCCTGCTGATCAGTCGCAAGGAATATATTTTAAAAACGAACAGAAAATATTTACGGGTTGGATTTTCTTGGTTAATAGGCCTTTTACTCCTGATCATTATTTTCAATTTCCTCAGTTTTTATTTTATCGATAAGCGGCATTTTGGGATGGACTTCACCTGGCGAGAATCTCTCTTTTATACGCTTCACAGTTTTCTACTCTTTCAAGATAGCGGTCTAACGCCAAAAACGGGATTTGCTAAAGATTTCCAATTTATCAACTACTTCATTGGAATCGCTTCTTGGCTCTTGTTTATTTTTTCCGTTTTTAATGTTAAGAGATTGGTCAATGCCGAAGAAACCTTCAACGATTTTGAGGAAGCTAAAAATTTAGTAGAACTTTATGGCAGTTCATCTCTCGATTTCTTCAAAATATCGGCTGAAAAGCAATTCTATTTTTCTGAAAAAACCGAAGGTTTTATTTCTTACAGTATCGCAAACCATTTTGCATTTGTGCTGGAAGACCCGGTTTGCGACTTAAACACCAAAGAACAGATGATTACAGAATTTGAAAATTTCTGTAAAAAAAACGGACTTAAATCTGTTTATTATCGAATTGATGAACAAAGTTTATTTCTTTTTAAACCATTTAAAAAACAAAAACTTTTTATTGGTCAGGAAGCGATCCTGAATATTGAAAATTTCAAGTTAGAAGGAAAAGCACGAAAATCTCTCCGGAATGGTTTAAGTTCATTATCAAAAAAAGGATTCTCTACGGAAATTTTATATGCGCCACAAAATGAAGAAATTCTAAGCGAAATTCAATGTATTTCCGAGGAATGGCTAATGGAATTCGAAAAACAGGAAATGGTTTTTTCCCAAGGAATGTTCGACCGTTCTGAAATTAAAAATCAAAATTTAATCACTGTAAAAAATAACGAGGGAAAAATTGAAGCCTTTTTAAATATAATCCCAGATTACGCGCCCGGTGAATGCACGTACGATTTAATTCGGAAAACGGTAAATGCGCCAAATGGAAGTATGGATGCCATGATTGTAAAACTGGTAGAATATGCAAAACTTAAAAATTTAAATGCCATCAATCTAGGGTTAACTCCACTGGGCGGAACAAAAGAACCAGATAATACAGCAGAGGACATTTTGAAATTTGTTTATAACCGCGTGGGAAGCTTTAAACATTATCAAACTTTACGAGAATTCAAAGAAAAATATGCCGATCAATGGGAAAATAAATATTTGATTTATGGAAGTGATTTCGATTTGCTGCAAATTCCCGCAGCTTTAAATAAAATAACGAAACCGACATGA
- the folK gene encoding 2-amino-4-hydroxy-6-hydroxymethyldihydropteridine diphosphokinase, with protein sequence MGTTFNPKLSIVKIENLRLRAFIGFMDWETEKLQDLIISFSFKYDTALASETDDIQNAVDYKKITKEIIDFVDNKSFFLIEALAEKIYVHIQNSNAGLEEINVKVEKPNALRFTDSVMVQIDGRDRYNTAIIALGSNINREENFAQALKYLQEVGFLMQRTEFKKTKPLKFESQPEFLNGAVLLHTKKSLSELKMHLKQIEAILGRVRTENKNAPRQIDLDVTTFNGFIIDEDIQTFPFLQDFVQQLQPEIPLENSDLV encoded by the coding sequence ATGGGTACAACCTTTAATCCGAAATTATCAATCGTGAAGATAGAGAATCTTCGTCTCCGTGCATTTATAGGTTTTATGGACTGGGAAACTGAAAAACTGCAGGATCTAATCATTTCTTTTTCCTTTAAATATGATACCGCACTTGCGTCAGAAACAGATGATATTCAAAATGCTGTAGATTATAAAAAGATCACGAAAGAGATTATCGATTTCGTGGATAATAAAAGTTTTTTTCTCATCGAAGCCTTAGCGGAGAAGATATATGTACACATACAAAACTCAAATGCTGGACTGGAGGAGATCAATGTAAAGGTTGAAAAACCAAATGCTTTACGTTTTACAGATTCTGTGATGGTTCAAATTGATGGAAGAGACAGATATAATACCGCAATAATCGCCCTCGGCTCAAATATTAATCGCGAGGAAAATTTTGCTCAGGCTTTGAAATATTTGCAGGAAGTTGGATTCCTGATGCAACGTACCGAATTTAAAAAAACAAAACCGCTGAAATTTGAATCCCAGCCAGAGTTTCTTAACGGCGCAGTGCTGCTACATACTAAAAAAAGTTTGTCGGAGCTGAAAATGCATCTCAAGCAAATCGAAGCAATTTTAGGAAGAGTTCGTACTGAAAACAAAAATGCCCCACGACAAATTGATTTAGATGTCACCACTTTTAATGGATTTATCATCGACGAAGATATACAAACCTTCCCTTTTCTTCAGGATTTTGTGCAGCAGCTTCAACCTGAAATTCCACTCGAAAATAGCGATTTAGTGTAA
- a CDS encoding DUF2024 family protein, with amino-acid sequence MQVAVWDTYVTKKNGSVMHFDIIAPSAVKDETIIQEYGKEYLKSKDQPKQLLTSKECSFCHIETLQQKFEDEINQNGYYIIEMENCN; translated from the coding sequence ATGCAGGTAGCAGTCTGGGACACGTATGTAACAAAAAAAAACGGAAGCGTGATGCACTTTGATATTATTGCGCCGTCTGCAGTAAAGGATGAAACCATTATTCAGGAATATGGAAAAGAATATTTAAAGTCAAAAGACCAGCCAAAGCAACTTTTAACTTCTAAAGAATGCAGTTTCTGCCACATCGAAACTCTTCAGCAAAAGTTTGAAGATGAAATTAACCAAAATGGCTACTATATCATTGAAATGGAAAATTGCAATTGA
- a CDS encoding amidohydrolase, translated as MTDILALRKNLHQNPELSGLEFETAKTIVQFLKDYSPDELLENLGNGTGIIAVYDPEKEVKQTIMFRCELDALPIQEINDFEHQSITKDVSHKCGHDGHMSIMCSLAKRLAGKKMQHTKVLLLFQPAEENGDGAIAIYNDERFRKLNPDKVFALHNLPGYEYHDIVVKDHTFTCAVNSIIVKLHGRTAHAGEPANGENPALAISEIINEFTKQIQPDPKKEKFSILTPIYITMGTQDYGISAGYGEVHYTFRRAANTAMKELELELENIAVKAAEKYDLKPEISWTQRFSANENDPEVADFVRQAATACNFNLIEREVPFQWGEDFGIFTEHFKGAMFGLGSGKNTPNLHNPDYDWPDEITETGAEIFYKISELIDAQ; from the coding sequence ATGACCGATATTCTCGCGCTTCGCAAAAACCTTCACCAAAACCCCGAACTTTCAGGACTTGAATTTGAAACAGCAAAGACAATTGTTCAATTTCTAAAAGATTATTCACCTGACGAACTATTAGAAAATCTAGGGAACGGCACCGGAATAATTGCGGTATATGATCCCGAAAAAGAAGTGAAGCAGACGATTATGTTCCGCTGTGAACTTGATGCTCTGCCGATTCAGGAAATCAATGATTTCGAACACCAATCCATTACCAAGGATGTTTCCCACAAATGCGGCCATGATGGTCATATGAGCATCATGTGTTCGCTTGCAAAAAGATTAGCAGGAAAAAAAATGCAGCACACCAAAGTATTGTTGCTATTTCAGCCGGCAGAAGAAAATGGGGATGGAGCAATTGCCATTTATAATGATGAAAGATTTAGAAAACTAAACCCAGACAAAGTTTTTGCACTGCACAACCTACCAGGTTATGAATACCATGATATTGTCGTAAAAGATCATACTTTTACGTGTGCTGTGAATTCTATTATTGTGAAACTTCATGGCAGAACTGCCCATGCTGGTGAACCCGCAAATGGTGAAAACCCGGCTTTGGCAATTTCAGAAATCATTAATGAATTTACTAAGCAAATTCAGCCAGATCCTAAAAAAGAAAAGTTTTCAATATTAACTCCAATTTATATTACTATGGGAACGCAAGATTATGGAATATCTGCGGGTTATGGCGAAGTTCATTATACCTTTAGGCGTGCAGCAAACACAGCGATGAAAGAGCTGGAGCTTGAATTAGAAAATATTGCAGTTAAAGCTGCCGAGAAATATGATTTAAAGCCGGAAATTTCGTGGACTCAGCGATTTAGTGCCAACGAAAACGATCCAGAAGTTGCTGATTTTGTGCGCCAGGCGGCAACAGCATGTAATTTCAATTTAATCGAAAGAGAGGTTCCCTTTCAGTGGGGCGAAGATTTTGGTATTTTTACTGAACATTTTAAAGGCGCGATGTTTGGTTTAGGAAGTGGGAAAAACACCCCAAATCTGCATAATCCGGATTACGACTGGCCTGATGAAATTACAGAAACGGGCGCCGAAATATTTTACAAAATTAGCGAATTAATAGATGCACAATAA
- a CDS encoding FAD-binding oxidoreductase, with protein sequence MPEITKIKSIEKVTHDVLGITLDKPAGLSYIPGQAVDIALDKPGWNEKKNCFTFTSLPDEENIEFVIKTYPSHHGMTNELRSAKPGDEVLYYEPFGDIYFKGQGIFIAGGAGITPFIAIFKDLEKQGKISGNKLIFANKKKEDIILEDKFDALLGENFINILSDEQIEGYEHGYITADLIKKHSADDLKYYYLCGPDAMMNAVESQLESLGVEKEFVVREGF encoded by the coding sequence ATGCCCGAAATAACCAAAATTAAATCAATTGAAAAAGTGACCCACGATGTTTTGGGAATTACTCTTGATAAACCTGCAGGCCTGAGCTACATTCCTGGTCAGGCAGTCGATATCGCACTCGATAAACCGGGGTGGAATGAAAAGAAAAACTGCTTTACATTTACCTCTCTGCCTGATGAAGAGAATATTGAATTTGTAATTAAAACCTATCCCAGCCATCACGGCATGACCAATGAACTACGCTCTGCAAAACCCGGCGATGAAGTATTATATTATGAGCCATTCGGAGATATCTATTTTAAAGGTCAAGGGATTTTCATCGCTGGTGGTGCCGGTATAACTCCCTTTATTGCGATCTTTAAAGATTTAGAAAAACAAGGAAAGATTAGCGGTAATAAATTAATCTTCGCAAATAAAAAAAAGGAAGACATTATTTTGGAAGATAAATTTGATGCTCTTCTTGGCGAAAATTTTATTAATATTTTATCGGATGAACAAATTGAAGGATATGAACACGGTTATATCACTGCTGATTTAATTAAAAAGCACAGTGCAGATGATTTAAAATATTACTATCTCTGCGGTCCAGATGCAATGATGAATGCCGTGGAAAGTCAATTAGAATCTTTAGGTGTTGAAAAGGAATTTGTCGTTCGAGAGGGATTTTAA
- a CDS encoding DUF488 domain-containing protein encodes MREILIKRIYEEASENDGYRMLVDRIWPRGVSKEEAKLDEWNKNIAPSTDLRKWFNHQEENFPKFSERYEAELDLQSEEMKRIKNIAKDKPLTLLYSAKGEAFNQAVVLKTYLNKISS; translated from the coding sequence ATGAGGGAAATACTTATCAAAAGAATTTATGAAGAAGCTTCAGAAAACGACGGTTATAGAATGCTTGTAGATCGTATTTGGCCGCGTGGCGTTTCAAAAGAAGAAGCAAAACTTGATGAATGGAATAAGAATATCGCACCATCAACCGACCTTCGAAAATGGTTTAACCATCAGGAAGAAAATTTTCCTAAGTTCTCTGAACGATACGAGGCTGAATTAGATTTGCAGAGTGAAGAAATGAAAAGGATTAAAAATATTGCCAAAGATAAACCGCTGACCCTTTTATACTCCGCAAAAGGTGAAGCCTTTAATCAAGCCGTAGTATTAAAAACGTATTTAAATAAAATTTCATCCTAA
- the alr gene encoding alanine racemase produces the protein MHNNSYLELDPKSYKTNIDFLRKHFHKGVLISSVVKGNAYGHSIKQFVKIALEERVSHFSVFDSNEARRVKAVVEDKATVMIMGWLSNDEDLDWIIQNDIEFFVFEKSRLTAALALAKKIRKKAIVHIEVETGMNRTGFNSTELKWVQDFLKKNSEFIYFKGLCTHFAGAESIANYFRIKKQIDRYDEIYKQFCDKGLTPKLRHAACSAAAMMYPETQMDMVRIGIMQYGFWPSPEVLVNFYNAKRKNENPLKRVISWKSEVMSVKKVKRGEFVGYGTSFMADENMKIACVPVGYAHGYGRSLSNVGRVLINGERCVVIGSINMNMMVIDVTLLENVKRKDEVVLIGDQADKQLSVSSFSDYSNLLNYELLTRLSPDIPRIIKV, from the coding sequence ATGCACAATAATTCTTATCTGGAACTTGATCCCAAATCCTACAAAACCAATATCGATTTTTTACGAAAACATTTTCACAAAGGAGTTCTAATTTCCTCTGTGGTCAAAGGAAATGCTTACGGACATTCCATTAAGCAATTTGTGAAAATAGCTTTAGAGGAACGAGTAAGTCATTTTTCAGTTTTCGATAGTAATGAAGCGAGACGTGTAAAAGCAGTGGTTGAGGATAAAGCAACCGTCATGATCATGGGTTGGTTGAGTAATGACGAAGACCTCGACTGGATTATACAAAATGATATTGAGTTTTTTGTTTTTGAAAAAAGCCGTCTTACCGCTGCTTTAGCTTTGGCAAAAAAAATAAGAAAGAAAGCAATTGTTCATATAGAAGTTGAAACGGGTATGAATCGGACAGGTTTTAACTCCACCGAACTGAAATGGGTTCAGGATTTTCTAAAAAAGAATTCCGAATTTATTTACTTTAAAGGACTTTGTACTCATTTCGCGGGAGCTGAAAGTATTGCCAATTATTTCCGTATTAAAAAACAAATCGACCGTTATGATGAAATTTATAAACAGTTTTGTGATAAAGGTCTAACACCAAAACTGAGACATGCAGCCTGTTCTGCCGCGGCTATGATGTATCCGGAAACGCAGATGGATATGGTGAGAATTGGTATTATGCAATATGGTTTTTGGCCGAGTCCCGAAGTTTTAGTTAATTTCTACAATGCGAAAAGGAAAAATGAAAATCCGCTAAAACGCGTAATCAGCTGGAAAAGTGAGGTGATGAGCGTAAAAAAGGTAAAACGCGGCGAATTCGTAGGTTATGGAACCAGTTTTATGGCTGATGAGAATATGAAAATTGCCTGCGTTCCCGTTGGCTATGCACACGGCTATGGCCGAAGTCTGAGTAATGTTGGAAGGGTTTTAATTAATGGAGAGCGTTGCGTCGTCATCGGCAGTATTAACATGAATATGATGGTCATCGATGTTACCCTGTTGGAAAATGTAAAACGAAAAGATGAGGTCGTGTTGATCGGTGATCAGGCAGATAAGCAACTTTCAGTTTCCTCGTTCAGTGATTACAGCAATCTTTTAAATTATGAATTACTGACCAGACTGTCTCCGGATATTCCGCGGATTATTAAAGTTTAA